A single region of the Streptomyces sp. NBC_00425 genome encodes:
- a CDS encoding IclR family transcriptional regulator: protein MSNHAAEGATTGSVNGVQSVDRAVSVLEILARRGEAGVSEVAAEIDVHKSTAFRLLGALEARGLVEQSVERGKYRLGFGIVRLAGAVTGRLDITQQGRQVCERLSEEIGETVNIAVLQEHYAVNLHQVRGPGAVGTHNWVGQLTPVHATSSGKILLAHLSERRRAEVLEASGLRKLTPHTLTARTKLEKDLTEARELGYAVTLEELELGLHAMAAPIRSREGEVIAALSASGPAYRFTEERMRELAPVLTQGAEEISRRMGHLG from the coding sequence AGGGCGCAACAACGGGCTCGGTGAACGGTGTGCAGTCCGTCGACCGCGCCGTCAGCGTTCTGGAGATTCTCGCCCGGCGCGGCGAGGCCGGTGTCAGTGAGGTCGCCGCCGAGATCGACGTCCACAAGTCGACCGCCTTCCGCCTCCTCGGAGCGCTGGAAGCACGCGGGCTGGTCGAGCAGAGCGTCGAGCGGGGCAAGTACCGGCTCGGCTTCGGCATCGTGCGGCTCGCCGGCGCCGTCACGGGCAGACTCGACATCACCCAGCAGGGCCGACAGGTCTGCGAGCGGCTCAGTGAGGAGATCGGCGAGACCGTCAACATCGCGGTGCTCCAGGAGCACTACGCGGTCAACCTCCACCAGGTACGCGGGCCGGGCGCGGTCGGTACCCACAACTGGGTCGGCCAGCTCACCCCCGTGCACGCCACCTCCAGCGGCAAGATCCTGCTGGCCCACCTGTCGGAGCGGCGGCGCGCCGAGGTGCTGGAGGCGTCCGGACTGCGCAAGCTGACACCGCACACCCTGACCGCCAGGACGAAGCTGGAGAAGGACCTCACCGAGGCACGCGAGCTCGGCTACGCGGTGACGCTGGAGGAGCTGGAGCTCGGGCTGCACGCGATGGCGGCCCCGATCCGCTCCCGCGAGGGCGAGGTCATCGCCGCGCTCAGCGCCTCCGGCCCGGCCTACCGCTTCACCGAGGAACGCATGCGCGAACTCGCGCCCGTGCTGACGCAGGGGGCCGAGGAGATCAGCCGCAGGATGGGCCATCTGGGCTGA